The Streptomyces sp. M92 nucleotide sequence GACGTGGAACCGCTCGAGGTACTGAGCCGGGTCAGCAGGCTCGCCCGGCACCTGGACCGCGCCCGCCGCCTCGCCTTCTCCGAGCACAATCTCGAGCCGTGGGAGTTCGACGTCCTGACGGCACTGCGCCGCGCGGGCACCCCGTACCAGCTCTCCCCGGGCCAGCTCCTCACCCAGACCCTGGTCACCTCCGGCACGATGACCAACCGCATCGACCGCCTCGCCAAGAAGGGCCTGGTGGAACGCCTGCCCGACCCCAGCGACCGGCGCGGCGTGCTGGTCCGGCTCACGGACGAGGGCCGGGACCGCGCCGACCAGTCCCTGGCGGGCCTGCTGGCCCAGGAGCGCGCGATCCTGGCCGAGCTCTCCCGCGCCCAGCGCGGTGAACTGGCGGCCTTGCTACGCCAGCTGACCGCCCCGTTCGACAACATCCCCGGTTAGGTCGGCCGGCCCCACCCCGGCCCGCCGCGCCAGCGCGACGGCCGCGAGCGTCGAGTGCACGCCCAGCTTCCCCAGTACGTTCTGCATGTGGGTCCGCACGGTGTGCGGGGACAGGTACAGCCGCTCGGCGACCGCCTTGCGCCCGAGCCCGGCCACCATGCAGCGCAGCACCTCCCGCTCGCGCGGCGTCAGCGACTCCACCAGCCGCTCGCTCTCGGTGCGGTGCTTGCGGGCGGCGGTCAGCTCGCGCAGGACGCCGGTGAGCAGCGCGGGCGGCAGATGCGTCTCATCCCGCAGCACGCCCCGGATCACACTGAGCAGCCGCGACAGCGAGCAGTCCTTCGCCACCCACCCCGAGGCCCCGGCCCCCAGCGCGAGGGCCGCCCGCCGGGGATCGTCCTTCTCGGCGAGCACGACGGTCCGCACGCCCGGCTGCCCCGACCGCACCCCGGCGACCAGGGAGATCCCGTCGACCAGCCCGTCCTCGTTGCCCTCGCGCACCGGCACGGCGGGCCGCGCGCCGGGCACATGTCCGCCCAGGTCGGCGTCGACCAGCAGTACGTCGTACCGCCGCCCCTCGGACGCGGCCCGCTCCAGGCAGCGCAGCGCGGCCGGGCCGCTGCCGGCCGCGGAGACCTCCACGTCCGGCTCGGCCGCCAGCGCGGCGGCGAGCGACTCGGCGAAGATGCGATGGTCGTCGACGACCAGGACACGGATACGAACCACGAAACCCCCTCCCCCAGGCTCCTGACGGAGCAGGGGCACCCATCGTCTGTCCAGCCACGGAACGCGGAAGACGACACCGGCACGAGTACGGCGCCCGAAGCCCCGTAACCACCTGTGCGCTCGGCACTCGGGACGGGTCGCCGCAGCCGCACGGCCGCCGCCGTGCAGTGACCGCCACCCCCGCCCCGGGCGCCGTACCCGGCTGTCTCGCCCCCTGAACGGCACCGGCCCCCACCGGTGCTGTTCATCAGAGTACGGGCGGGCGCCGGGAGCGGAAGGCTATTTGCAGAACTGACCGCCCGACGCGTTTATGGTGAGCCGCATGTTTCGTCTCGTGACAGAAGTGGACAGGACACGGCGCGATCTGCTGCGCACCCGCCTCCGGGAGACGAACACGACGGCCTCGTCCGTCCTGCGTTCCCTGCGCGGAACCCCTCACGAACGCGAACACCCCCTGCACGTCTGGGCCCTCGACCAGTCGTCCGGCGCCCTGGCCGGCGGTCTCGTCGGCCACACCTGGGCGACCTGGCTGCACGTCACGTACCTGTGGGTCGACGACGGGTGCCGGGGGGCTGGACTGGGCTCGGCACTGCTCACGGAGGCGGAACGGACGGCCCGCGACGAACGGGGCTGCGCGGCGGCCCGCGTGGAGACGTGGGACTTCCAGGCCCCGGACTTCTACCGGAAGCAGGGGTACGAGGTGGTGTGCGTGATCCCGGACTATCCGCCGGGGGTCACGGAGTACACGCTGGTGAGGCGGCTGGGGTGAGCGGGCCGGCGACTACGGGTTCGGGTCCGGGGCCGGGTGGGGTCGTCACTCGGACTCCAGCCCCATGTCCTTCGCGCTGTAGCGGGGCAGCCCGGCCGTCTCGACGGTCCAGGCACCGAGCTCCGTGGCGAGGGTGACCGCCTTGCCGTACGGGAGGTGGAGCCGGTTCTCGTAGGCGGGGCGCCCCTCGGTCCGGCCGATGCTCCACTGGTAGGTCCAGGTGCCGTCGCGCGGGTCGAGGATCAGGTAGTGGGGGATGCCCATGGCTGGGTAGTCGCGGCTCTTGTCGCGGTAGTCGTTGTCGGGGTTGGAGGGGGAGACGATCTCGATCGCCAGGACGATCTCGTGGGGGTCGAGGGGGTCGTCGGTCTCCATGGCATCGTAGGAGCAGACATGCAGGTCGGGGACCCGGAGTTTGCCAAGCAGCTCGTCGTCGGTGTCGGTCGCCTCGAACACGCCCCAGCCGTCCGGCAGCTGCGGAGTGATCCGGTCCCGCACGCGCGTCGCCGTCAACTGGTGGCGCGGACGCGGACTCATCATCATGACGATCTTCCCGTCACTGATCTCGGGCCAGGCGAGGCCGGGCGGGGGTGTGAATTGGTCACGCATGTCGCGCAGTCGCCGGTACAGGGTCTGCTGAGTCATGGGTCCTCCCGGTCTCCAGTATGAAGGTGACCGCCTTCGGCTGCGGGCACGAATCGTCCCGCTCACCTCGCACCGCCCGAGGAGTCGGCCGCGGCCCCGACGGCGACCTCGGCCCAGACCGTCAGACCTCCACCCGCTCGCCGCGTCCCCCACCGTCCCGCCAGCGCATCGGTGATC carries:
- a CDS encoding response regulator transcription factor: MVRIRVLVVDDHRIFAESLAAALAAEPDVEVSAAGSGPAALRCLERAASEGRRYDVLLVDADLGGHVPGARPAVPVREGNEDGLVDGISLVAGVRSGQPGVRTVVLAEKDDPRRAALALGAGASGWVAKDCSLSRLLSVIRGVLRDETHLPPALLTGVLRELTAARKHRTESERLVESLTPREREVLRCMVAGLGRKAVAERLYLSPHTVRTHMQNVLGKLGVHSTLAAVALARRAGVGPADLTGDVVERGGQLA
- a CDS encoding Uma2 family endonuclease translates to MTQQTLYRRLRDMRDQFTPPPGLAWPEISDGKIVMMMSPRPRHQLTATRVRDRITPQLPDGWGVFEATDTDDELLGKLRVPDLHVCSYDAMETDDPLDPHEIVLAIEIVSPSNPDNDYRDKSRDYPAMGIPHYLILDPRDGTWTYQWSIGRTEGRPAYENRLHLPYGKAVTLATELGAWTVETAGLPRYSAKDMGLESE
- a CDS encoding GNAT family N-acetyltransferase; this encodes MVSRMFRLVTEVDRTRRDLLRTRLRETNTTASSVLRSLRGTPHEREHPLHVWALDQSSGALAGGLVGHTWATWLHVTYLWVDDGCRGAGLGSALLTEAERTARDERGCAAARVETWDFQAPDFYRKQGYEVVCVIPDYPPGVTEYTLVRRLG
- the tamR gene encoding MarR family transcriptional regulator TamR, with product MEDEVDRLVAAWRRERPDLDVEPLEVLSRVSRLARHLDRARRLAFSEHNLEPWEFDVLTALRRAGTPYQLSPGQLLTQTLVTSGTMTNRIDRLAKKGLVERLPDPSDRRGVLVRLTDEGRDRADQSLAGLLAQERAILAELSRAQRGELAALLRQLTAPFDNIPG